The Pecten maximus chromosome 12, xPecMax1.1, whole genome shotgun sequence genome includes a region encoding these proteins:
- the LOC117338998 gene encoding sex-determining region Y protein-like, which translates to MLESHSPHQNNQQLESHSPHQNHQQSGSHSLHQNNQQSGSHSPHQNHQQLGSHSPHQNNQQLESHSPHQNHQQSGSHSPHQNHQQSGSHSPHQNHQQLESHSPHQNHQQLESHSPHQNNQQLESHSPHQNHQQLESHSPHQHHQQSGSHSPHQNNQQSGSHSPHQNHQQLGSHSPHQNNQQSGSHSPHQNNQQLESHSPHQNHQQSGSHSPHQNHQQSGSHSPHQNHQ; encoded by the coding sequence ATGTTAGAGTCACATTCACCTCACCAAAACAACCAACAGTTAGAGTCACATTCACCTCACCAAAaccaccaacagtcagggtcacattcACTTCACCAAAAcaaccaacagtcagggtcacattcACCTCACCAAAACCACCAACAGTTAGGGTCACATTCACCTCACCAAAACAACCAACAGTTAGAGTCACATTCACCTCACCAAAaccaccaacagtcagggtcacattcACCTCACCAAAaccaccaacagtcagggtcacattcACCTCACCAAAACCACCAACAGTTAGAGTCACATTCACCTCACCAAAACCACCAACAGTTAGAGTCACATTCACCTCACCAAAACAACCAACAGTTAGAGTCACATTCACCTCACCAAAACCACCAACAGTTAGAGTCACATTCACCTCACCAACaccaccaacagtcagggtcacattcACCTCACCAAAAcaaccaacagtcagggtcacattcACCTCACCAAAACCACCAACAGTTAGGGTCACATTCACCTCACCAAAAcaaccaacagtcagggtcacattcACCTCACCAAAACAACCAACAGTTAGAGTCACATTCACCTCACCAAAaccaccaacagtcagggtcacattcACCTCACCAAAaccaccaacagtcagggtcacattcACCTCACCAAAaccaccaatag